From a single Anabas testudineus chromosome 5, fAnaTes1.2, whole genome shotgun sequence genomic region:
- the LOC113155484 gene encoding inhibin beta B chain, whose translation MHLFTSGSYFSFPAFLLLAPLLLKGLWVSGSRGCPSCGLPAMDKDAEERLMIEFAKKQLLEKLHLKERPNITHTVSRAALLTALRKLHSGRVRQDGTLELENNTPPKDQGYEIVSFADINETENGDGASLSLTFQFLQERGRSIQVLQSSLWIYARSSGDPHRDSRLAARVFLSADGGVSGTNRTLVIEKMLEVRESNWHTFSITRTLQTFLDGGQHRLRLEVSCDEDGKNLCSLGGSANTPYQPFLVAQVRLREDPSKHLVRKRSLRCGDEVTVCCKRDFYIKFKDIQWDEWIIAPEGYHMNYCMGQCPQHLSGSPGIASSFHATVFSQLKINGINTAASSCCIPTERRPLSMVYFNSQHSIVKTDVPDMIVESCGCT comes from the exons atgcatttatttacatcAGGATCGTATTTTTCATTCCCAGCATTTCTGCTTTTGGCACCTTTGCTGTTGAAGGGTCTCTGGGTCAGTGGCTCCCGGGGCTGCCCCTCATGTGGCTTGCCGGCGATGGATAAAGACGCAGAGGAAAGGCTGATGATAGAATTCGCGAAGAAGCAACTTTTGGAGAAACTGCACCTGAAAGAGAGACCAAATATAACTCATACTGTATCCCGGGCAGCGCTCCTCACTGCGCTGCGCAAACTTCACTCGGGGCGCGTCAGGCAGGATGGTACTCTTGAACTAGAAAACAACACACCTCCCAAAGATCAAGGCTATGAAATAGTGAGCTTTGCAGATATAA ATGAGACAGAGAATGGTGATGGGGCCAGTCTCAGCCTTACCTTCCAGTTTTTGCAGGAACGCGGCCGGAGTATCCAGGTCCTCCAGTCTTCTCTCTGGATCTACGCCCGCTCCTCCGGGGACCCTCACCGGGACTCCCGCCTCGCAGCTAGAGTCTTCCTCTCCGCAGATGGCGGTGTGTCTGGCACCAATCGCACCCTGGTGATAGAGAAGATGCTGGAGGTCCGCGAGAGTAACTGGCACACCTTCTCCATCACCCGCACTCTGCAGACCTTCTTGGATGGTGGTCAGCACCGGCTACGGCTGGAGGTTAGTTGCGATGAGGATGGGAAGAACCTCTGCTCCCTAGGTGGTTCTGCTAACACCCCCTACCAGCCCTTCCTTGTGGCCCAGGTGCGTCTCCGTGAAGATCCCTCAAAGCACCTAGTCAGAAAGCGCTCGCTGCGATGTGGTGACGAGGTAACCGTGTGCTGCAAAAGAGACTTCTACATCAAGTTCAAGGATATCCAGTGGGACGAGTGGATCATTGCACCTGAAGGCTACCATATGAATTACTGCATGGGTCAGTGCCCCCAACATCTGTCTGGTTCCCCGGGGATAGCATCCTCATTCCACGCCACTGTCTTCAGCCAGCTGAAGATCAACGGCATTAACACAGCTGCCTCTTCGTGTTGCATTCCCACCGAGCGCCGGCCACTCTCCATGGTCTACTTCAACTCCCAGCACAGCATCGTCAAAACGGACGTCCCTGACATGATAGTGGAGTCCTGTGGATGCACATAA